In one Nicotiana tomentosiformis chromosome 6, ASM39032v3, whole genome shotgun sequence genomic region, the following are encoded:
- the LOC104121370 gene encoding F-box protein SKIP22-like, with protein sequence MVVLISGTGAIAPERSKSTAKATTMKLRIRCLETKETLKIDIPSSSCTVHELKQRISQTIPSSSSSNSIHLSLNGKDDLSPSEETLQSFGITSGDLIFFTFKPNGFPISTETHIPKSQPIKLDTQIIQKLETVKKLDTQIIQEPETVNSIFEGEEAEAEAEEFMEVDYSDMTVDVNLTKSFSVPGFLRKVFTEELSDDGGRDHKLLVVALHAVFLESGFVLLDPVSFTQLSGSQFWKCYWPWGASPSRMTLFYTLPEASIHHTVELKFHCLGKFFIAHGSLSGGVFTRRVTLNEDQLVPFLNVVWANCGLHEEVNNGACPEREVFQFWRNVKDGLVLPLLIDLCDKSGLELPPCFMRLPTDLKLKILELLPGVEIAKVSCLSSELRYLASSDDLWKKKYVEQFGDANTPGGGEGGHWKDKFVKSWESRKRRKMISRRRVVDPLRFLGGPNPFPGPWRPHIIGGDYDLLPPQFDNTPPSRLLCPLRNHVPRCHLGGHRSNFT encoded by the coding sequence ATGGTGGTATTAATATCGGGTACTGGTGCAATTGCCCCCGAAAGATCCAAGTCCACAGCCAAAGCCACCACCATGAAACTGAGAATCAGATGCTTGGAAACCAAAGAAACCCTAAAAATCGACATACCATCTTCTTCTTGCACTGTTCATGAACTGAAACAACGCATCTCTCAAACAATTCCATCTTCATCTTCATCGAATTCCATTCATCTTTCCCTCAACGGGAAGGACGACCTTTCGCCCTCTGAAGAGACGCTTCAATCCTTTGGTATTACCTCCGGTGATCTTATTTTCTTCACTTTCAAGCCAAATGGGTTTCCAATTTCAACTGAAACCCATATCCCCAAATCTCAACCCATCAAATTGGACACCCAAATTATCCAAAAACTTGAGACAGTCAAAAAATTGGATACCCAAATTATCCAGGAACCTGAGACCGTAAATTCGATATTCGAGGGAGAGGAAGCGGAAGCGGAAGCGGAGGAGTTTATGGAGGTCGATTACAGTGACATGACAGTTGATGTGAATTTGACCAAGTCGTTTTCTGTACCTGGATTTTTAAGGAAAGTGTTCACAGAAGAGCTGAGTGATGATGGCGGCCGTGACCATAAGCTGTTGGTGGTTGCGCTTCACGCTGTTTTTCTAGAATCTGGGTTTGTTCTCCTTGACCCTGTTTCCTTTACTCAACTTAGTGGGTCCCAGTTTTGGAAATGTTATTGGCCTTGGGGTGCTTCGCCTTCCCGAATGACTCTGTTTTACACCCTGCCTGAGGCGTCTATTCATCATACTGTTGAATTGAAGTTTCATTGTTTAGGGAAGTTTTTTATTGCTCACGGGTCATTGTCTGGTGGTGTTTTCACACGTAGAGTTACATTGAATGAGGATCAGTTGGTTCCGTTCTTGAATGTTGTGTGGGCTAATTGTGGATTACATGAGGAAGTAAACAATGGGGCTTGTCCTGAGAGGGAAGTGTTTCAGTTTTGGAGGAATGTGAAGGATGGGCTTGTGCTGCCATTGCTGATTGATTTGTGTGACAAGTCTGGTTTGGAACTTCCACCATGCTTTATGCGACTTCCCACTGACCTTAAGTTGAAGATTTTGGAGTTGCTTCCCGGTGTTGAGATAGCCAAAGTGAGTTGTCTGAGCTCTGAATTGCGATATTTGGCTTCGAGTGATGATCTGTGGAAGAAGAAGTATGTGGAGCAGTTTGGTGATGCCAACACGCCTGGAGGAGGGGAAGGGGGGCATTGGAAAGACAAGTTTGTCAAGTCTTGGGAGAGTAGGAAGAGAAGGAAGATGATAAGCAGAAGAAGAGTGGTTGATCCCCTGAGATTTTTAGGGGGTCCTAATCCATTCCCAGGACCTTGGAGGCCACATATAATTGGTGGAGATTATGATCTATTGCCTCCACAGTTTGATAATACCCCACCTTCTAGATTGCTCTGTCCATTGCGAAACCATGTACCTCGTTGTCATCTTGGAGGACATAGGAGCAACTTCACTTGA